In the genome of Natronorubrum daqingense, the window GTACTCGGGCATCCCCTCCGCGAAGCCGGCCATCACGATCGGGTCGGGAATGTACTGCGTGCTGGGTCCGAAGACGCCGATGAGCGCGATCGCGAGGACGAGCGACGGGAACGCGAGCATGATGTCCGCGATCCGCATCATGCCGTCGTCGATCCGACCGCCGTAGTAGCCCGAGACGAGGCCGAAGGGGACGCCGAACGCAGTCGCTAACCCCGTTCCGAGTAAGCCCACGAGGAGCGACGTTCGGGCACCGAAGAGGACCCTCGAGAACACGTCCTGCCCGATGTTGTTCGTGCCGAGGTAGTGCTCGTCGCTCGGTTCGACGGTGTAGCTCACCCGTTCTTGCCCGTCCTCACCCTCCTCCCACATGTGGGTGTCGTGTTCGACGCCCATCGGCGGGTAGGGGTTGCCGTGCTCGTCGAAGTTTCCGGTCGTGTTCGGATTGTGCGTCGCGAGGACTGGTGCGAACAGCGCCAGCAGGATGATCGCGATCGCAATCGCGAGACCGACCTTCGCGAGCAGGCTCTCGTTCCACTCCCGGCGCAGGTTCGATTTGAGTCGGTCGGGGATCATTCGTCGACCACCCGCGGGTTGAGGTAGGCGTACAGCGAGTCGACGAAGATGTTGATCACGACGAAGCCGACGCCGATGAAGATGATGATACCCTGGATGAGCGGCCAGTCGAGCGCGTAAATGGCGTTGATCAGCCGCAAGCCCAGTCCGGGCCAGGAGAAGACCGTTTCGGTGATGACCGCGCCGCCGATCAGCGTGCCGAGTTGGAGTCCGAGCACGGTGATGATCGGGATCATCGTGTTTCGCAGGACGTGCTTGTACCGGATCAAAACGCCCGGCAGCCCCTTCGCCTCAGTGGCTGTCACGTACGGCTTCCCCAGTTCGTCGATCATGCCGCTTCGGGTGAGCCGGGTGATCAACGCCGTGAAGTACGTCCCGAGAGCGATCGCGGGAAGCGTGATGTGACGCAGCCACGTCACGAGGTCGTGTGCGTAGCCGGTCGTGATCAGGGAGTGCATCGCGTCGGCGAACCCGACCGGACGTTGCCCCGTCGGGAAGAGTCCGAACTGGACGGCCAACACGAGGATCAGCATGATCCCGAGCCAGAAGTTCGGCGTGCTGATCCCGACCAGCGAGAACAGCGTCGCCCCGTAATCGGAGGGCTGATTTCGTCTCGTCGCGCTGATCACGCCCAACGGAATCGCGATGACGACCGCGACGACGGTTGCCGCGATCGCCAACTCGAGCGTGGCGGGGACTCGTTCGATAACCATCGTCGAAACCTCCCGACTCGACTGGTAGGAGTAGCCGAGGTCGCCGACGACGAGCCCTTGCAGGTACTCGACGTACTGCACGTAAATCGGGTCGTTCAGCCCGAGATCCTCGCGAATCTGCTCGCGTAGCTCCGGCGAGGCCGCGGGGTCGACGATCAGGTTCACCGGATCTCCGGGCGAGACGGCTCGGAGCCCGAACGTGACCGTGACGACTCCCCAGATGACGACGAACCCTTGCAGGATGCGTTTGACCAGGAACTTTCCGTACGACATCGAGTGTGGTGTAGTGTGGTGTGGCTGGGTTAGTGTGGTTGCTGTCGGTCAGTGTGCCTCGAGCCGACCGGGCGAAGTCGACGAACCAGCGTGACCCTCGAGACGGCAGTGTCGGGTGTCCCGAGGGCGATCTGGATCGGGCGATTGCGGCCGGATCAGTCGATTGCGGCCGGACCGGTTCCGATCAGTCCGTCGCTCGCTCGAGTGAGGGAGTCTCCCTCGAGTGGTGTCAGCTCGTCTCTCGTTTGATCTCCTCTCTTCCGTTCAGTTCTCGTCTGTCAGCCCATCTCCTCCGCGTAGAGGCTCTCGTCGGCGCGTGGCTCCCACTCGAGATCGTCGCGGACGCCGTAGATACTCTCCTCTAGGTGGAGGAACACCCACGGTGCCTCCTCTCTGAGTTGTTCGTTGATGTCCTGGAGTTGCTCCTCTCGCTCGTCCTCGTCGTCGATCTGTTGGCTCTCGAGGAGTTGCTCCTCGATGTCCTCGTCGGCGAAGTTGAACTGGCCGCCCCCGCTCGTGAACCACGGTGAGAGCCCGTAGTCGGCGTCGCCGGTCGGATTCCCCCACCCGAGCAGGAAGAAGGGAATTTCCTCGTAATCGGGCCCTTCTCCCGCCGCGTCGGAGACGTCGTCGAACGGAACGGTTTCGAAATCACAGTCGACGTTCTCGAGTTGGTCGATCTGATCGGCCGCGGTCTGGGCGACCTCGGCGTCGTTGAGATATCGTCCCTCCATCGTGTAGAGCGTGATCTCCTCTCCCGCGTAGCCGCTCTCTTCGACCAGTTCTTCGGCCTGACTTTGATCCTGTTCGTAGGGCTCGAGGTCCGGGTTGTAGCCGAAGAGTCCCTCGGGAATGGGCTGAGTCATCGGCTCGCCGAACTGGCCGAGAATCGAGTCGATGATTCCCTGGTTGTCGACCGCGTAATTCATCGCCTGCCGGAACTCCTGACTGTCGAAGGGTTCGATTTCGTTTTTCATCACCAGGAAGATGTTTCGGTTGCTGGTGACGTTTCGAATCTCGATGCCGTCGTCGGTGTCGACGTCGTCGACGTCCGTCGGCGGCACGTTGACGACGAGGTCGCTTTCGCCGGTCTGGACCGCGCCCACGCGGGAACTCGATTCGGCGGCCGCGTTGATCCGCACGCGTTCGTACGCCGGTTCGTCGCCCCAGTAGTCGTCGAAACGCGTGAAGACGGCTTGCACGTCGGGTTCGTACTCCTCGAGTTCGTAGGGACCGGTTCCCATCATGTCGCCGTCGATCGGTTGCTCCTGGTCTTCGACCCACTCTTCGTTGACGGCGCGACAGAAGCTCGCGAGCTGGAACTCGACGAGCGACTCCGAACCCTCGTGTTCGACGATCACCGTGGTGTCGTCCTCGGCTTCCGCGCCGGTGACGGTCGTGAGACCGGCCACCTGGTCGCTCGCGAAGCCGACGTCTTCGTCGACCTGTCGCCGCAACGTGTAGGCGACGTCGCTCGCGGTGAGGTCCTCCCCGTTGTGAAAGACGACGTCGTCTCTGAGCTCGAGTTCGACAACCCCGTCGTCGGGGTGGCTCCACTCCGTGACGACGCGTTCTTCGATTTCACCGTCTTCCGTCACCTCGAACATCGGCTCGTAGACCTGATCGAAGACGTTGTAGTACGGTGTCGCGTTGTGATCGTTCGGGTCGGTGTTTTCGACGAACTCACCCTGTGTGATGACCAGTTCGTCGGTGTCTTCCCCCTCCTCGCCGAGACAACCAGCGACTGCGACTACAGACGTTGCGCCAACGGCTGTCAGAAACGACCGTCGTGTTGAATTCTCGTGTGGCACCCATGCCATAAGGAAACATAGGACACGACAATATATAGGTATGATGACACAAATAGGATTCGGTGAAATACTGGTTCAGATGTTCGTTTGTTCCAGTGACATGATCCGCATGTGTCCATCTCGACAATAGTTTAGTATACGTTCCGTACCATATTCTTCGACCCGTGCACTCGCCGACAATTCGTGTCAACAGATGTCATGGGCAGAATAGTTAAGGGCGCAAATCCCATAGTCGCCTTCATGGCCGCTCACGGCCGGTCCGCACTGCGGGACCTGTTCGACGAGTCGCCCACACCCCACATCGCCCACCCGCCACGGACCCATCATCGTGACTTCTACGTCGCTACCGACGGGTCCTTCCGGAAATCGGGCGGTGGGCTGGGCGCCGTAATCGAAACACGCGACGGCACCCGCGTCGCCCGCGTTGCGACCATGGATTCACCGCCCGACAACAACGTCGCCGAGTATCGTGCACTCCACCTCGGTCTCGACGTGCTGGCAGCCCGTGCGCCTCGAGACGCACGCGTCGGCGTCCTCATCGACCACGACGCCCTCGCCAGCAACGTCAACAGCACGATCCTCGCGAGGAACCATCCGGACGGGAAACCGCCGCGTCCGGTCTCCGTGCCACCCGCCACTCGCTATCACTGGCGGGGCATTCAGGCACGGCTCAACGGCTTCGGCGAAGTCCGTGCCGCACGCATCGATAGCGACCAAAACCCGGCACACCCACTCGCGAACGAACCCGGTCGCTATCGACACGTCAACCACGAACCCGACCGCTGTGTCCTCCCCGAAACGCCCAAACCAGCCGCGAACGAGTTTCCGCCACCGTCTCGAGCGAATCGAAACGGCGGCGGAAGAGCGTCGGACTGAGAAATCGACAGACTATCGGCCCCAATGAATGTCGATCTTCTCTTTAACGGTACCGATACCGTTCCTCGAGGCTGACTGTCGGCAAATATAGGTGGTCTATACTATACGTCCGCTTCATGTCACCGCTACGTTCTCAATATAATCTATTCGAAACTAATGTGTGTTGACTAGTCTGCTCTCATATGGTCGTTCAAACCGCAGTCGTTGGGGCAGGAACCGTATCGCGTTCACACCTCGCAGGCGTTCGCAAACATCCCGATATGGAACTCGTGGCAGTTTGTGATCTCGACGAACAACGGGCCCGGGAACGGGCGCGGGAGTTCGGGACGATGGCCGTCACTGACTACACTGAACTGCTCGACGAACTCGACTGTGTGCACGTTTGTACGCCGGTTCAGACTCACTTCGAAATCGCGAAGCGAGCGATCGAGGCGGGCGTCGCCGTCGTCATCGAGAAGCCCTCGACCGTCACCGCCGAGGAGGTCGAGAAACTCGAGGAACTCGCGACGGAACACGATGTCCCGGCGACAGTAATTCACAACCACCTCTTTTACCCCGCCGTCCGGAAGGTTCGTCGGATGATCGACGACGGTGAACTCGGAGAGATCAGGTCGGTCAACACGCTCTACGCCGGCCTCACGCCGCCGGATATGGTCAACCGAGGTTCCTGGGTATTCGAACTGCCGGGAGGCGAGTTCGAGGAGGGCCTCCCCCACCCGATCTACTCGCTGCTCGGCATCGGTGGTCTCCCTGCCAGTGAGGCAGACCTCTCCGCCCAGACGGTGCTCTCGCGTGAGTACGACGACGACTTCAGCTACGACCAGGCACAGGTCCAGTACGTCTCTCGAGATGGGGCACTCTGCAACGTCACGATGCTCTCGGGAACGCTCTCCCAGCGACTCCACGTCGTCACCGGCTCGGAGCAATCGGTGATCCTCGACGAGATTAATCAGTCGATCTACCAGATCGACGAGGAGTACACCAACTCGGTCGTCACCCGATCGAAGAAAGGATTCGACCTCTCGGCGGCCCAACTGCGCAGCACGCTCGAGAACGCGAAATCCGTCGCCGTCTCGCGCTTCGACGACAGTTGGGAAACCGAGGCGAAGACGGACTCACACAGCGCGATTATCGGCGAGTTCGTCGAGGCTATCGAGGGAGACGGCGAGGTCCCCGTCTCCCTCGAACAGTCGCGGTGGACGATCCGGGTGCTCGAGGAAATCCGCGAGTCGGCACGACGCCGCGTCGGTGATCTCGAGAAGATGGCCAGTGACGGAACTGACGCCGCGGACCCGCAGGCGGACGTCGACGCCGAGGCGACCGTCGACGCTGAGTTGTAATCTGTCAACTCCCTTTGCGCCGCCTCTCAGCCGGCTACCCCCAGTGTAGCCGACCACCTACCGATCAGAGCACGTTTCATCCAACATGTCACTGTCCACCCGTCTCGCGCGTGGCGTGACGGCGAGCGTGGCTCGCCCGGCGGCCGTCGGTCGAAGACCGCCACCGTTATCTCGTCGTTCGAGCGAACACTGTTCATGAGCCTCCGGGTCGCCGTCGCCGCCCCGTTCATTCAGAACGGCACGCAGTGTTTGCAGGAAAACGAGTTCGTCGTGGCGCTCTCGCTCGATCGAGACTGGTTCTCCCCCGACCAATCGAAGCGATTGCTCGACGTCGCGACGCGTGAGGGGCTCCTCGAGCACACGGATGACGGACTCGAGGCGACGTTCGACCCGTCTTCGGTGACGGTGCCGGAGGAGTTTTCGCCGGACGACGACCTGCTCAGAGAGCGCTCGCCGTTCGAACGCGTTCTCGATACTCTCGTTGCGGAGGGCGTCGAGAAACACGAGGCCGTCGGCGCGATCAACACACTCCAGCAAGAACTCGGTGTGACGATCGAGACCGCAGCGGTCGTCTACGCCCGGCGGGAAGGGATCGACGTGAGCGAGCTGGCACCCGTTGCACGGTCGTCGCTCCAGGCCGAGGACGCGGAAGCCGAAGGGCGTTAATCCCCACAGCCCCATCCGTTTCTATGGTCGAAACGCGAATCACCGACGGCCGCCGGATCGCCGAACTGCTCGCGTCCGAACTCGACGGCCGCGAAGACGGCACGCTCGAGTCGACTCGCGTCACCAACGCCGACGGGGACGTCGAGCCGACAGCCGACGGCGCGCGAGCCTACG includes:
- a CDS encoding ABC transporter permease, translating into MIPDRLKSNLRREWNESLLAKVGLAIAIAIILLALFAPVLATHNPNTTGNFDEHGNPYPPMGVEHDTHMWEEGEDGQERVSYTVEPSDEHYLGTNNIGQDVFSRVLFGARTSLLVGLLGTGLATAFGVPFGLVSGYYGGRIDDGMMRIADIMLAFPSLVLAIALIGVFGPSTQYIPDPIVMAGFAEGMPEYAVLPGTVTLVVALVTWVWFARVARGEAMSIRNEEYVKAAKSLGAPNRTILLRHVLPNSLTPVIVLATIQVAAIILLESSLSYLGFSGTTLSWGYEIQQGQDYLATAWWIATVPGIAIVLAVISINLLGDWLRDSLDPNIEGEGGGAG
- a CDS encoding ABC transporter permease, with translation MSYGKFLVKRILQGFVVIWGVVTVTFGLRAVSPGDPVNLIVDPAASPELREQIREDLGLNDPIYVQYVEYLQGLVVGDLGYSYQSSREVSTMVIERVPATLELAIAATVVAVVIAIPLGVISATRRNQPSDYGATLFSLVGISTPNFWLGIMLILVLAVQFGLFPTGQRPVGFADAMHSLITTGYAHDLVTWLRHITLPAIALGTYFTALITRLTRSGMIDELGKPYVTATEAKGLPGVLIRYKHVLRNTMIPIITVLGLQLGTLIGGAVITETVFSWPGLGLRLINAIYALDWPLIQGIIIFIGVGFVVINIFVDSLYAYLNPRVVDE
- a CDS encoding ABC transporter substrate-binding protein translates to MAWVPHENSTRRSFLTAVGATSVVAVAGCLGEEGEDTDELVITQGEFVENTDPNDHNATPYYNVFDQVYEPMFEVTEDGEIEERVVTEWSHPDDGVVELELRDDVVFHNGEDLTASDVAYTLRRQVDEDVGFASDQVAGLTTVTGAEAEDDTTVIVEHEGSESLVEFQLASFCRAVNEEWVEDQEQPIDGDMMGTGPYELEEYEPDVQAVFTRFDDYWGDEPAYERVRINAAAESSSRVGAVQTGESDLVVNVPPTDVDDVDTDDGIEIRNVTSNRNIFLVMKNEIEPFDSQEFRQAMNYAVDNQGIIDSILGQFGEPMTQPIPEGLFGYNPDLEPYEQDQSQAEELVEESGYAGEEITLYTMEGRYLNDAEVAQTAADQIDQLENVDCDFETVPFDDVSDAAGEGPDYEEIPFFLLGWGNPTGDADYGLSPWFTSGGGQFNFADEDIEEQLLESQQIDDEDEREEQLQDINEQLREEAPWVFLHLEESIYGVRDDLEWEPRADESLYAEEMG
- a CDS encoding ribonuclease H family protein, yielding MAAHGRSALRDLFDESPTPHIAHPPRTHHRDFYVATDGSFRKSGGGLGAVIETRDGTRVARVATMDSPPDNNVAEYRALHLGLDVLAARAPRDARVGVLIDHDALASNVNSTILARNHPDGKPPRPVSVPPATRYHWRGIQARLNGFGEVRAARIDSDQNPAHPLANEPGRYRHVNHEPDRCVLPETPKPAANEFPPPSRANRNGGGRASD
- a CDS encoding Gfo/Idh/MocA family protein, coding for MVVQTAVVGAGTVSRSHLAGVRKHPDMELVAVCDLDEQRARERAREFGTMAVTDYTELLDELDCVHVCTPVQTHFEIAKRAIEAGVAVVIEKPSTVTAEEVEKLEELATEHDVPATVIHNHLFYPAVRKVRRMIDDGELGEIRSVNTLYAGLTPPDMVNRGSWVFELPGGEFEEGLPHPIYSLLGIGGLPASEADLSAQTVLSREYDDDFSYDQAQVQYVSRDGALCNVTMLSGTLSQRLHVVTGSEQSVILDEINQSIYQIDEEYTNSVVTRSKKGFDLSAAQLRSTLENAKSVAVSRFDDSWETEAKTDSHSAIIGEFVEAIEGDGEVPVSLEQSRWTIRVLEEIRESARRRVGDLEKMASDGTDAADPQADVDAEATVDAEL
- a CDS encoding DUF2240 family protein, coding for MSLRVAVAAPFIQNGTQCLQENEFVVALSLDRDWFSPDQSKRLLDVATREGLLEHTDDGLEATFDPSSVTVPEEFSPDDDLLRERSPFERVLDTLVAEGVEKHEAVGAINTLQQELGVTIETAAVVYARREGIDVSELAPVARSSLQAEDAEAEGR